One window from the genome of Diospyros lotus cultivar Yz01 chromosome 11, ASM1463336v1, whole genome shotgun sequence encodes:
- the LOC127813170 gene encoding proteasome subunit beta type-6-like: MENPSMDVTGPHSMGTTIIGVTYDGGVVLGADSRTSTGMYVANRASDKITQLTDNVYVCRSGSAADSQIVSDYVRYFLHQHTIQLGQPATVKVVANLVRLMSYNNKNMLQTGLIVGGWDKYEGGKIYGIPLGGTVIEQPFAIGGSGSSYLYGFFDQSWKEGMTEEEAEQLVVKAVSLAIARDGASGGVVRTVTINSEGVTRKFYPGDKLPLWHEELEPQDSLLDILTGSRPEPMSTQ, translated from the exons ATGGAAAATCCGAGTATGGATGTGACTGGTCCTCACTCCATGGGAACAACGATCATCGGCGTCACTTACGACGGAGGCGTCGTCCTCGGCGCCGACTCTCGTACCAGCACCG GAATGTATGTGGCTAATCGTGCATCGGATAAAATTACGCAGCTGACTGATAATGTCTACGTTTGCCGCTCGGGATCG GCTGCTGATTCTCAAATTGTATCTGATTATGTACGGTACTTTCTTCATCAGCACAC GATACAGCTGGGGCAGCCTGCAACTGTCAAAGTTGTTGCAAATCTTGTCAGGCTAATGTCATATAATAACAAG AACATGCTACAAACTGGTTTAATTGTTGGTGGGTGGGACAAATATGAAGGCGGAAAGATATATGGGATTCCTCTTGGGGGAACAGTAATAGAGCAGCCTTTTGCCATTGGAG GATCTGGCTCTAGTTACTTGTACGGATTCTTTGATCAATCATGGAAAGAAGGAATGACTGAGGAGGAGGCTGAG CAATTGGTGGTCAAGGCCGTTTCCCTTGCCATTGCTCGAGACGGCGCCAGTGGGGGTGTCGTTCGCACTGTCACT ATAAATTCAGAGGGCGTGACGAGGAAATTCTATCCAGGCGATAAGCTGCCATTGTGGCACGAGGAGTTGGAGCCTCAGGACTCGTTGCTAGACATACTGACTGGGTCTCGTCCTGAGCCAATGAGCACTCAATGA